Proteins found in one Miscanthus floridulus cultivar M001 chromosome 4, ASM1932011v1, whole genome shotgun sequence genomic segment:
- the LOC136549800 gene encoding potassium transporter 23-like, with translation MDDGGIQEEPPSARFLTPTRSGGTRWVDGSEVDSSESAPSWSLEDERSAGAVSSNGGAAAASRVSSGAFRRRLGKRPRRVDSLDVESMNVRGAHGHSSKEISMLSTLAMAFQTLGVVYGDMGTSPLYVFSDVFSKVPIKSEVEILGALSLVMYTIALIPFVKYVFIVLKANDNGEGGTFALYSLICRYAKVSMLPNQQRVDEDISSFRLKLPTPELERAISVKDCLEKKPLFKNILLFLVLMGTSMVIGDGILTPSMSVMSAVSGLQGQVPGFDTNAVVIVSIVVLLLLFSVQRFGTGKVGFMFAPILALWFINLGSIGIYNIVKYDMSIVRAFNPVYIYLFFETNGIKAWSALGGCVLCITGAEAMFADLGHFSVKSIQVAFTAVVFPCLLIAYMGQAAFLMKNPLAVERIFYDSVPGVLFWSVFVIATLAAMIASQAMISATFSCIKQAMALGCFPRIKIIHTSKKVMGQIYIPVMNWFLMVMCIIIVATFRSTNDIANAYGIAEVGVMMVSTALVTLVMLLIWQTNLFLVLCFPILFGAVEFVYLTAVLSKIQEGGWLPLAFSSLFLCIMYTWNYGSVLKYQSEMCGKISLDFILDLGATLGTVRVPGIGLVYNELVQGIPSIFGQLLVTLPAMHSTLVFVCIKYVPVPYVALEERFLFRRVGQKDYHMFRCVARYGYKDIRKEDHGFFEQLLAESLEKFLRREAQEIAFEASTMEAERDDISVVSEVPQSPACDGDLQTPLLSDQRSGDNNRMVTTDGSDPVLPSSSMSAEEDPGLEYELAALREAMASGFTYLLAHGDVRARKESVFTKKFVINYFYAFLRRNCRAGTATLKVPHSNVMRVGMTYMV, from the exons ATGGACGACGGCGGGATCCAGGAGGAGCCGCCGTCGGCGCGGTTCCTGACGCCGACGCGCTCGGGGGGCACACGCTGGGTTGACGGCAGCGAGGTCGACTCGTCCGAGTCCGCGCCGTCGTGGTCGCTCGAGGACGAGCGCTCGGCGGGGGCCGTCTCCTCCAACGGGGGCGCCGCCGCGGCGTCTCGGGTGTCCTCCGGCGCATTCCGGCGGCGGCTCGGGAAGCGGCCCCGCCGGGTGGACTCGCTCGACGTCGAGTCCATGAACGTGCGCGGCGCGCACGGCCACAGCAGCAAG GAAATATCGATGTTGAGCACTCTAGCAATGGCCTTCCAAACCCTTGGTGTGGTGTACGGCGACATGGGTACAAGTCCTCTCTATGTCTTCAGTGACGTGTTCAGTAAAGTGCCCATAAAGTCAGAGGTCGAGATACTGGGAGCACTTTCGCTGGTCATGTACACTATTGCATTGATCCCATTCGTTAAATACGTCTTCATAGTCCTCAAAGCCAATGACAATGGTGAAG GGGGCACTTTTGCGCTGTATTCATTGATTTGCAGGTATGCAAAAGTTAGCATGCTTCCCAATCAGCAGCGTGTGGATGAAGATATATCTAGTTTTAGGCTTAAGTTGCCAACTCCTGAACTTGAGCGTGCTATCTCTGTCAAAGACTGCCTCGAAAAGAAGCCGCTCTTCAAGAACATTCTCCTGTTTTTAGTTCTGATGGGTACGTCCATGGTGATTGGTGATGGCATTCTCACTCCGTCAATGTCAG TCATGTCTGCTGTTAGTGGTCTCCAGGGTCAAGTTCCAGGATTTGACACAA ATGCTGTTGTAATTGTCTCCATCGTTGTTCTTCTGCTATTGTTTAGTGTGCAGAGGTTTGGAACAGGCAAAGTTGGATTCATGTTTGCTCCTATTTTGGCATTATGGTTTATTAACTTGGGCTCCATCGGTATATATAatattgttaagtatgacatgtctATTGTGAGAGCATTCAATCCagtgtatatatatttatttttcgAGACAAACGGCATTAAGGCGTGGTCAGCACTTGGTGGTTGTGTCTTGTGCATCACAG GAGCTGAAGCAATGTTTGCTGATTTGGGCCATTTCTCTGTCAAATCAATACAG GTAGCATTTACCGCCGTGGTATTCCCCTGCCTGCTAATTGCTTACATGGGGCAAGCTGCTTTTTTGATGAAAAACCCACTTGCTGTAGAAAGAATATTTTATGATTCTGTACCAG GGGTTTTATTCTGGTCAGTATTTGTGATTGCTACACTTGCAGCTATGATTGCCAGCCAAGCTATGATATCTGCAACATTCTCTTGCATAAAGCAGGCCATGGCTCTTGGCTGCTTCCCTAGGATTAAGATAATCCATACTTCCAAGAAAGTCATGGGCCAGATTTACATACCTGTGATGAATTGGTTTCTAATGGTCATGTGCATCATCATTGTGGCCACTTTTAGGAGTACCAATGATATTGCCAACGCATATG GCATTGCTGAAGTTGGCGTCATGATGGTTAGCACTGCACTGGTGACTTTGGTGATGCTTCTTATATGGCAAACCAACTTGTTCCTTGTGTTATGCTTCCCTATTCTTTTTGGTGCAGTAGAGTTTGTTTACTTAACTGCCGTTCTGTCAAAGATACAAGAAGGAGGGTGGTTACCACTGGCTTTCTCATCACTGTTTCTCTGCATAATGTACACATGGAACTACGGAAGTGTGCTAAAGTACCAGAGTGAGATGTGTGGCAAGATATCCCTGGACTTCATTCTTGATCTGGGAGCCACACTTGGCACTGTAAGAGTTCCAGGCATTGGACTTGTGTACAATGAGCTGGTCCAGGGAATCCCATCGATCTTTGGCCAACTATTAGTCACACTTCCAGCGATGCACTCTACGCTTGTCTTTGTTTGCATCAAGTATGTTCCTGTCCCGTATGTCGCTCTTGAAGAAAGGTTCTTGTTCCGAAGGGTTGGCCAGAAGGACTATCACATGTTCCGCTGTGTTGCACGCTATGGTTATAAGGATATTAGGAAAGAAGATCATGGCttctttgagcaacttttggcagaGAGCCTTGAAAAATTTCTTAGGAGGGAAGCCCAGGAAATTGCGTTTGAGGCAAGCACAATGGAGGCAGAGCGTGATGACATATCTGTTGTATCTGAGGTGCCTCAGTCTCCtgcttgtgatggggatctgcaaACTCCACTGCTTTCTGATCAGAGATCAGGTGATAACAACAGAATGGTCACCACAGATGGTAGCGATCCTGTGCTTCCCTCCAGCTCCATGTCTGCAGAAGAAGATCCTGGTTTAGAGTATGAGCTGGCAGCTCTGAGAGAAGCCATGGCATCTGGGTTTACGTATCTCCTAGCACATGGAGATGTGAGGGCAAGGAAGGAGTCGGTCTTCACGAAGAAGTTTGTCATTAACTATTTCTATGCATTCCTCAGGAGGAACTGCAGGGCTGGCACTGCAACCCTGAAGGTCCCCCATTCGAACGTCATGCGTGTTGGTATGACGTACATGGTTTGA